Proteins from a genomic interval of Motacilla alba alba isolate MOTALB_02 chromosome 11, Motacilla_alba_V1.0_pri, whole genome shotgun sequence:
- the SPG7 gene encoding paraplegin yields the protein MALLLRMGLLRGRCAFWRPPAAAWARPRGCALGGVRGLQSLLTPTISLPRQGLGGVLTKQLIIRDPVRLWNLLGSTSWFATSSSQGSSQKNGGFKKKSPQEEDEEEKRRRRENQMHLERLRALLVLTFVVLMLRFLISENREGTNISWNYFVNEMLAKGEVQRIEVVPESDIVEIYLHPGGTPHGQVNVTLLYTMRVANIDKFEEKLRAVEDELNIDEKDRIPISYKHPGFYGNDVLSLIVTLVAVSMLWSIFRLFRVASRAGGFNAFNQLKMARFTIVDGKSGKGIGFKDVAGMHEAKMEVKEFVDYLKNPDRYLQLGAKVPKGALLLGPPGCGKTLLAKAVATEAQVPFLAMAGSEFVEVIGGLGAARVRSLFREAQARAPCIVYIDEIDAVGKKRSTTVSGFANAEEEQTLNQLLVEMDGMGTTDHVIVLASTNRADVLDNALMRPGRLDRHIFIDLPTLQERKEIFEQHLKGLKLIQDGSFYSQHLAELTPGFSGADIANICNEAALHAAREGHKSIDTSNFEYAVERVIAGTAKRSKILSPEERKVVAFHESGHALVGWLLEHTEAVMKVSIAPRTNAALGFAQILPREQYLFTKEQLLERMCMALGGRVAEAITFNKVTTGAQDDLKKVTKIAYAMVKQYGMVPSIGQISFPDPESAPGIGRRPFSQGLLQMMDHEAKILVAQAYRRTEKLLLENRDKLQTLSSALLEKEVINYDDIEALIGPPPHGPKKMIAPQSWLQAERDKQDTREEETPPQPPSHEEEEEPRLRPV from the exons ATGGCGCTGCTGCTGCGGATGGGGCTTCTCCGGGGCCGCTGCGCCTTCTGgcggccgcccgccgccgcctgggcccggccccgcggctgTGCCCTCGGCGGGGTTCGCGGCCTGCAG aGCCTCCTGACACCAACAATTTCCCTACCACGTCAAGGTCTCGGCGGAGTCCTGACAAAACAACTCATAATCCGAGATCCAGTCAGACTTTGGAACCTCCTGG GTAGCACCTCCTGGTTTGCTACATCCAGCTCTCAGGGGAGTAGCCAGAAGAATGGAGGATTCAAGAAGAAATCTCCACAGGAGGAGGATG aggaggagaaacgcaggagaagggaaaaccAGATGCACCTGGAACGTTTGCGGGCGCTGCTGGTCCTCACCTTCGTGGTGCTGATGCTTCGCTTCTTGATCAGTGAGAACAGGGAAGGGACCAACATCTCCTGGAACTACTTTGTGAATGAGATGCTGGCCAAGGGGGAGGTGCAGAGGATCGAGGTGGTGCCTGAGAGTGACATCGTGGAGATTTATCTGCACCCGGGTGGAACGCCACATGGACAAGTT AACGTGACCCTGCTGTACACCATGCGCGTGGCAAACATCGACAAATTCGAAGAGAAGCTCAGAGCTGTGGAGGATGAGCTGAATATTGATGAGAAAGACAGAATCCCCATTTCTTACAAACACCCCGGCTTTTATGGAAA TGATGTCCTTTCCCTGATAGTGACACTGGTGGCCGTGTCCATGCTGTGGAGCATCTTCCGCCTCTTCAGGGTGGCGAGCAGGGCCGGAGGCTTCAACGCCTTT AACCAGCTGAAGATGGCTCGTTTCACCATTGTGGATGGGAAATCTGGAAAAGGAATTGGCTTCAAGGATGTAGCAGGAATGCATGAGGCAAAAATGGAAGTCAAGGAATTTGTGGACTATTTAAAG AATCCTGATCGCTACCTCCAGCTCGGGGCCAAAGTGCCCAAGGGTGCCTTGTTGCTGGGCCCACCAGGCTGTGGGAAGACTTTGCTGGCCAAGGCCGTGGCTACAGAGGCCCAGGTGCCATTTTTGGCCATGGCAGGCTCCGAGTTCGTGGAGGTGATTGGAG gcctGGGAGCCGCTCGTGTCCGCAGCCTGTTCCGGGAGGCGCAGGCCCGCGCTCCCTGCATCGTCTACATCGACGAGATCGATGCCGTGGGCAAGAAGCGCTCCACCACCGTGTCTGGCTTTGCCAACGCCGAGGAGGAGCAGACCTTGAACCAGCTGCTGGTGGAAATGGATG GAATGGGGACCACGGATCACGTCATAGTGCTGGCTTCCACCAACCGCGCCGATGTCCTGGACAACGCCCTGATGAGACCCGGGAGGCTGGACAGGCACATCTTTATTGATCTCCCAACACTGCAG gagagaaaggagatcTTTGAGCAGCACCTGAAGGGCCTCAAGCTGATCCAGGACGGCAGCTTCTACTCGCAGCACCTGGCAGAGCTGACCCCAGGATTCAGTG GAGCTGACATAGCAAACATCTGCAATGAAGCTGCTCTTCACGCTGCCAGGGAGGGGCACAAATCCATTGATACCTCCAACTTCGAGTACGCCGTGGAAAGAGTCATTGCAG GCACTGCCAAGAGAAGTAAGATCTTGTCGCCAGAAGAGAGGAAGGTGGTGGCGTTCCACGAATCCGGGCACGCGCTGGTTGggtggctgctggagcacacCGAGGCTGTCATGAAG GTGTCCATAGCCCCTCGGACAAATGCGGCTCTGGGCTTCGCACAGATCCTGCCCCGGGAGCAGTACCTGTTcaccaaggagcagctgctggagaggatgTGCATGGCCCTGGGGGGCAGAGTGGCCGAGGCCATCACCTTTAACAAGGTCACCACAG GAGCACAGGATGACCTGAAGAAGGTGACCAAGATTGCCTATGCCATGGTGAAGCAGTACGGGATGGTGCCCAGCATCGGGCAGATCTCCTTCCCAGACCCGGAGAGTGCCCCTGGCATCGGCCGGCGCCCCTTCAGCCAGGGCCTGCTGCAAATGATGGACCAC GAAGCCAAAATCCTGGTGGCTCAGGCTTACAGGCGCACAGAAAAGCTCTTGCTGGAGAAccgggacaagctgcaaacA